A region from the Alosa alosa isolate M-15738 ecotype Scorff River chromosome 7, AALO_Geno_1.1, whole genome shotgun sequence genome encodes:
- the LOC125298080 gene encoding caspase recruitment domain-containing protein 8-like produces the protein MADTLLKILQELAPEVLDQFKYYLTKQNKPIPLGNQGTTVTHLVQSMELAYTEELSLDVTLTILEKMDCTQVAQKLKQMMQNRHTTSVPGPSLDQKQNNLNFFNKYKADLEERMDVSGLLRELERCGILNAQEREMVAVKPTSDQRNHALIVHLDRKGEVAQNKFYEILKKTEPYLVTDLENA, from the exons ATGGCAGATACCCTTCTCAAGATCCTGCAAGAGCTAGCACCCGAGGTACTGGACCAATTCAAATACTACTTAACCAAGCAGAACAAACCGATTCCTCTTGGGAATCAGGGTACTACTGTAACTCATCTGGTGCAGAGTATGGAGCTGGCCTATACGGAAGAACTTTCCCTTGATGTAACTCTAACAATTTTGGAAAAAATGGATTGCACACAAGTTGCACAAAAACTTAAGCAAATGATGCAGAATCGACATACCACAAG tGTTCCAGGGCCCAGTCTGGATCAGAAGCAGAACA ATTTGAACTTCTTCAACAAGTACAAGGCAGACCTGGAGGAACGAATGGACGTCTCTGGCCTACTCAGAGAACTAGAGCGGTGTGGCATTCTCAATGctcaggagagggagatggtggCTGTGAAACCCACTTCTGACCAGCGGAACCATGCTCTGATCGTCCATCTCGATCGGAAGGGAGAAGTGGCTCAAAATAAGTTTTATGAGATTCTGAAGAAAACCGAACCCTACCTTGTGACAGATCTTGAAAACGCTTAG